In Desulfuromonas sp. KJ2020, a single window of DNA contains:
- a CDS encoding cache domain-containing protein yields MNLPLPRPLSIRGKLTLAALAPLIVVLILVTVAIVYLINAYIVGDTQKRVRNEMDSARAVYLRELERIRDVVRFTAHSDATSRSLSQGQSALLLDELASIERREQLDILGISDPLGRTLHPEAPITAFSPFMERSLYQGSFAGTALLTAEQMQELSPDLARKARIALIDGDKPSEAFETRGMFLVSVAPVRDKAGHVLGFLYGGKLLNKHLSLVDEIQKIIYGEEKFDGIERGSATLFLGDRRIATTIRLDDGSRALGTQVSPQVAKAVLEEKQSWLGRARVIDEWYLTAYEPLLDIDGQPIGALYVGLLEKPFMALKARVGGILFGLLLLGSGIGYLLAREISRHLSRPLLALDAMAQRVAAGEKHLQLPETGKDEIGHLTRTFNHMAAALNERETQLNSMNQQLEEKVRERTRQLEERNDELIRTRDELLRSEKLAAVGSLAAGVAHEINNPAAIIRGNVEILLMDLPPGAEGREEAEEILKQTERISRITQNMLTFAREQAIHPRPVEVNNLLDDIVAQVSHQVSIGTVEIIRQFGTDLPPLMTDEERLRQVFTNLLINALQAMNGQGDLTLRTRLVKGAVEVTVQDTGPGISENIRNAIFNPFFTSKKHGTGLGLSTAYGIVQSMGGKIEVESREGEGSLFRVILPQKA; encoded by the coding sequence ATGAACCTGCCCTTGCCCCGCCCTCTCTCCATTCGCGGCAAGTTGACCCTGGCAGCACTCGCCCCTCTGATCGTCGTGCTGATCCTGGTTACCGTCGCCATCGTTTACCTCATCAATGCCTACATCGTCGGCGACACCCAGAAACGCGTCCGGAACGAGATGGATTCGGCGCGGGCCGTCTATCTGCGCGAACTGGAGCGTATCCGCGATGTCGTCCGCTTCACGGCCCACTCCGACGCCACCTCCCGCTCCCTGAGTCAGGGCCAGTCGGCTCTATTGCTCGACGAACTGGCGTCCATTGAGCGCCGGGAACAGCTGGACATCCTCGGCATCAGCGACCCCTTGGGCCGGACGCTCCATCCGGAGGCGCCGATCACGGCATTTTCACCATTCATGGAAAGGTCGCTTTATCAGGGGAGCTTTGCCGGCACCGCCCTTCTCACCGCCGAACAGATGCAGGAGCTGTCCCCCGATCTCGCCAGAAAGGCCCGTATCGCTCTCATTGACGGGGATAAACCGTCTGAAGCCTTTGAAACCAGGGGCATGTTTCTGGTCAGCGTGGCACCCGTCAGAGACAAGGCGGGCCATGTCCTGGGATTTCTCTATGGGGGGAAATTACTCAACAAGCATCTGAGCCTGGTGGATGAAATTCAAAAGATCATTTATGGCGAAGAAAAATTTGACGGTATAGAACGCGGGAGTGCCACCCTCTTTCTGGGTGATCGGCGCATCGCCACCACCATCCGCCTGGATGACGGCAGCCGCGCCCTGGGGACTCAGGTTTCACCGCAGGTCGCCAAAGCGGTACTGGAAGAGAAGCAGAGCTGGCTGGGACGGGCGCGGGTGATCGACGAATGGTACCTGACCGCCTATGAGCCTCTATTGGATATCGACGGTCAACCCATTGGTGCCCTGTACGTCGGCCTGCTGGAGAAGCCGTTTATGGCCCTCAAGGCGCGAGTGGGTGGCATCCTGTTCGGACTTCTTCTGCTCGGCAGCGGTATCGGCTATCTGTTGGCGCGCGAAATATCCCGTCATCTGAGCCGTCCCCTGCTCGCTCTGGACGCCATGGCACAGCGGGTGGCGGCGGGAGAAAAACATCTGCAGCTGCCAGAAACCGGAAAAGACGAAATCGGCCATCTTACCCGGACCTTCAACCACATGGCGGCAGCCCTCAATGAGCGAGAAACGCAGCTGAACAGTATGAACCAGCAACTCGAGGAGAAGGTCCGCGAGCGAACCCGCCAGCTCGAAGAGAGAAACGACGAACTGATCCGCACGCGGGACGAGCTGCTGCGCAGCGAAAAACTCGCCGCCGTCGGCTCCCTGGCCGCCGGGGTCGCTCATGAGATCAACAACCCGGCCGCCATCATTCGCGGAAATGTTGAAATCCTGCTGATGGACCTGCCACCCGGGGCCGAGGGGCGCGAAGAGGCTGAAGAAATTCTGAAACAGACCGAACGGATTTCCCGTATTACCCAGAACATGCTCACCTTCGCCCGCGAGCAGGCGATTCATCCTCGGCCCGTCGAGGTCAACAACCTGCTCGACGATATCGTCGCCCAGGTCAGTCATCAGGTCAGTATCGGAACAGTTGAGATCATTCGTCAATTCGGGACCGATCTGCCGCCCCTCATGACGGACGAGGAGCGATTGCGCCAGGTGTTCACCAACCTGCTGATCAATGCCCTGCAGGCCATGAATGGCCAAGGAGACCTGACCCTGCGCACTCGGCTGGTGAAGGGCGCCGTGGAAGTGACCGTACAGGACACCGGACCGGGCATCTCCGAAAATATCCGCAATGCGATTTTCAACCCGTTCTTCACCAGTAAAAAACACGGCACCGGGCTGGGGCTATCGACCGCTTACGGCATCGTACAAAGTATGGGAGGGAAAATCGAAGTGGAAAGCCGGGAAGGGGAAGGCAGTCTTTTCCGCGTCATCCTGCCGCAAAAGGCCTGA
- a CDS encoding sigma-54 dependent transcriptional regulator, with protein sequence MAKRIIVVDDEDGMRRYLNKMLTGWGYEAETFADPLLMLKFLGQADSECDLVLLDVKMPEMDGIEALTRIRSIRPDLPVIMMTGHGTIDSAVEAMKIGAYDYLSKPFPQEKLQTLLVHAMEREKLREENLSLKKELQERHTPGKPVFVSDKFRQVYELALRVAASDANILVLGESGTGKELIAGTIHYASPRAANRFLAINCAALSETLLESQLFGHVKGSFTGALQSQKGFLEEADGGTLFLDEVGDISPGLQAKLLRVIQEGEFIPVGATRPKKVDVRFIAVTNKDLEKEVAEGRFREDLYYRLNVICLNLPPLRERREDIVPLAQHFLEKMIQKMKKNLQGIAPEALEVLQNYHWPGNIRELQNVIERAAILALDDQITVDLLPIRLSAAPTPAAVIDTIDMPLSLREAERRQINRAMKKTAGNKSQAALLLGITRKTLDRKIKEFDMPAPEEADTP encoded by the coding sequence ATGGCCAAACGAATCATCGTGGTAGATGACGAAGACGGCATGCGCCGCTACCTGAACAAAATGCTGACCGGCTGGGGCTACGAGGCGGAAACCTTTGCGGACCCTCTGTTGATGCTGAAGTTTCTGGGGCAGGCCGATTCGGAATGCGACCTGGTTTTGCTTGACGTCAAAATGCCGGAAATGGACGGTATTGAGGCCCTGACCCGCATCAGGAGTATCCGTCCCGATTTGCCCGTTATCATGATGACCGGCCACGGCACCATCGACTCGGCGGTCGAAGCCATGAAGATCGGCGCCTACGACTATCTGAGCAAGCCCTTTCCTCAGGAGAAACTGCAGACCCTGCTCGTTCATGCCATGGAACGGGAAAAACTGCGGGAAGAGAACCTGTCTCTCAAGAAAGAGCTGCAGGAACGCCACACGCCGGGCAAGCCCGTCTTCGTCAGCGATAAATTCCGTCAGGTCTACGAACTGGCCTTGCGGGTGGCCGCCAGCGACGCCAACATTCTGGTGCTGGGCGAAAGCGGCACGGGTAAAGAGCTCATCGCTGGCACCATCCACTACGCCAGCCCCCGCGCCGCCAACCGCTTTCTGGCCATCAACTGCGCGGCCCTGTCGGAAACCCTGCTGGAGAGCCAGCTCTTCGGCCACGTCAAAGGCTCCTTCACCGGCGCCCTGCAGTCGCAGAAGGGCTTTCTGGAAGAAGCCGACGGCGGCACCCTTTTTCTGGACGAGGTGGGCGATATCAGCCCCGGCCTGCAGGCCAAGCTGCTGCGCGTCATCCAGGAAGGCGAGTTCATCCCCGTCGGCGCCACCCGCCCCAAAAAGGTCGATGTCCGCTTCATCGCCGTCACCAACAAGGATCTGGAAAAGGAAGTGGCCGAGGGCCGTTTTCGGGAGGACCTCTATTACCGTCTTAACGTCATCTGCCTGAATCTGCCCCCCCTGCGGGAGAGGCGGGAGGATATCGTTCCTCTGGCGCAGCACTTTCTCGAAAAAATGATTCAGAAAATGAAAAAAAACCTCCAGGGCATCGCCCCCGAGGCCCTAGAGGTTCTGCAGAACTATCACTGGCCCGGCAACATCCGCGAGCTGCAGAACGTCATCGAGCGGGCGGCCATTCTGGCCTTGGACGATCAGATCACGGTGGACCTGCTGCCAATCCGTCTCAGCGCTGCCCCGACGCCTGCCGCTGTCATCGACACTATCGATATGCCCCTGAGCCTGCGGGAGGCGGAACGGCGGCAAATCAACCGGGCCATGAAAAAAACCGCCGGCAATAAAAGTCAGGCGGCTCTGCTGTTGGGCATCACCAGAAAAACTCTCGACCGCAAGATCAAGGAATTCGACATGCCTGCGCCGGAAGAGGCGGACACCCCATGA
- the nrfD gene encoding NrfD/PsrC family molybdoenzyme membrane anchor subunit translates to MTAARYVVNEIKGYHLFVKFLIALVVIAALASLVRFVFGLGVTTNLDDTYPWGLWISFDVVTAVPLAAGAFTLGAIVHCFNIKKLEPLVRPAIVTGFLGYSLVCVGLLLDLGQPHKGWHVLRYWNLHSPMFEVSMCVMAYTTVLFLEFLSPVAEKFGWHVPLRVLRWLEMPLVILAAAISTLHQSSLGTFFLIAVDKLHNLWYNPLLPLLFWVSAICTGMCIIILEATASHKWMGQPNEGVLLRTLAQILPWTLGFYIALRIYSLLALSEGPFFDRPGLTLSFILEFGVGFILPFILLTLKSVREDDRSRAIAAGLVIFGLVLNRFNVSMIGMMDPNNIYLPSIIETLVTLGIIAAHILFFVLIAKYFPIFEHHPETVDYSLPDTFRRIDGAKTEGAGEAVSSSGH, encoded by the coding sequence ATGACTGCCGCCAGATATGTTGTCAATGAAATCAAGGGCTACCACCTGTTTGTCAAGTTCCTCATCGCCCTGGTCGTTATCGCCGCCCTCGCTTCGCTGGTCCGTTTTGTCTTCGGGCTGGGCGTCACCACCAACCTCGACGATACCTACCCCTGGGGTCTGTGGATCAGCTTCGACGTCGTCACCGCCGTGCCCCTGGCCGCCGGCGCCTTCACCCTGGGTGCCATCGTCCACTGCTTCAATATCAAGAAGCTCGAGCCGCTGGTGCGTCCGGCTATCGTCACCGGCTTTCTCGGCTATTCGCTGGTCTGCGTCGGTCTGCTGCTCGATCTCGGTCAGCCCCACAAGGGCTGGCACGTGCTGCGCTACTGGAACCTGCACTCGCCCATGTTCGAAGTCTCCATGTGCGTTATGGCCTACACGACCGTCCTCTTTCTCGAATTTCTCTCCCCGGTGGCGGAGAAGTTCGGCTGGCATGTGCCCCTGCGGGTGCTGCGCTGGCTGGAGATGCCCCTGGTCATTCTGGCCGCGGCCATCTCCACTTTGCACCAGAGCTCTCTCGGCACTTTCTTCCTTATTGCCGTCGACAAGCTGCACAACCTCTGGTATAACCCGCTGCTGCCGCTGCTCTTCTGGGTCAGCGCCATCTGTACCGGCATGTGCATCATTATTCTCGAAGCCACGGCCAGCCACAAATGGATGGGGCAGCCCAACGAAGGGGTGCTGCTGCGCACCCTGGCGCAGATTCTCCCCTGGACCCTCGGGTTCTATATCGCCCTGCGCATCTACAGCCTGCTGGCGCTGTCGGAAGGGCCTTTCTTCGATCGTCCCGGTCTCACCCTCTCCTTCATTCTGGAATTCGGGGTCGGATTTATTCTGCCCTTCATCCTGCTGACGCTGAAGTCCGTCAGGGAAGATGACCGCAGTCGGGCCATCGCTGCCGGCCTGGTTATTTTCGGGCTGGTGCTCAACCGCTTCAACGTGTCGATGATCGGTATGATGGACCCCAACAATATCTACCTGCCGTCCATCATCGAGACCCTGGTCACTTTGGGCATCATCGCGGCGCATATCCTGTTCTTTGTGCTCATTGCCAAATACTTCCCTATCTTTGAGCACCATCCGGAAACCGTCGATTACTCGCTGCCGGATACCTTTCGCCGCATCGATGGCGCCAAGACGGAGGGGGCTGGGGAGGCCGTTTCTTCTTCCGGACACTAA
- a CDS encoding substrate-binding domain-containing protein produces MKVWKVCLLSVVCCLLLGAGPALSVEHLRLATTTSTENSGLLMALLPPFEQANDCQVDVIAVGTGKALKLGEAGDVDVVLVHARALEEAFVAAGHGIDRRDVMYNDFVLLGPAADPAGVAGMGDVAAAMKKIAASDSAFVSRGDKSGTHHKELELWQAAGLAPAGKDYVEAGLGMGEVINMATELQGYTLADRGTYVAYRSKTDLKILVAGDERMFNPYGVIAVNPKKHPHVKIELATKFMDYLVSPQGQQAIAAYNKNGEPLFFIYEK; encoded by the coding sequence ATGAAAGTTTGGAAAGTCTGTCTGCTGTCTGTTGTCTGTTGTCTGTTGCTGGGCGCTGGCCCGGCCTTGTCGGTGGAACACTTGCGTCTGGCCACCACGACCTCGACGGAGAACTCCGGTCTGCTGATGGCCCTGTTGCCCCCCTTCGAACAGGCGAATGACTGCCAGGTTGACGTGATTGCCGTCGGCACCGGCAAGGCCCTCAAATTGGGGGAGGCGGGGGATGTCGATGTGGTGCTGGTGCATGCCCGTGCCCTCGAAGAAGCCTTCGTCGCCGCCGGCCACGGGATCGACCGCCGGGACGTGATGTACAACGACTTCGTTCTGCTCGGCCCCGCCGCCGACCCGGCCGGTGTCGCCGGCATGGGCGACGTCGCTGCCGCAATGAAAAAAATTGCCGCCTCGGATAGCGCCTTTGTTTCCCGTGGGGATAAGTCCGGCACGCATCACAAGGAACTCGAACTCTGGCAGGCGGCCGGTCTTGCTCCGGCCGGCAAGGACTATGTCGAGGCCGGGCTCGGCATGGGCGAGGTCATCAACATGGCCACGGAGCTGCAGGGCTATACGCTGGCGGATCGGGGCACCTATGTGGCCTACCGCAGCAAGACGGACCTGAAAATCCTGGTGGCAGGGGACGAGCGCATGTTCAATCCCTACGGGGTGATCGCCGTCAATCCCAAGAAGCACCCCCATGTCAAAATCGAGCTGGCGACCAAGTTCATGGATTACCTGGTCTCTCCCCAGGGTCAGCAGGCCATCGCCGCCTACAACAAGAACGGAGAACCTCTTTTCTTCATTTACGAAAAGTAG
- a CDS encoding 4Fe-4S dicluster domain-containing protein — protein sequence MSSRTDFSQDKAFLIDMTKCTGCRGCQVACKQWNQLEAEETSFFSGEGYQNPPAMSEKTLTRIKFRDYQKNGQNEFAFYKEMCMHCNEPACASVCPVGAFVKTTEGPVVYKADRCIGCRFCMIACPFGIPKYEWSKAFPLVKKCTGCFSRVKEGLKPACATACPTAITYGPRKEMIKEAERRLTEHPQRYIHKVYGKDEAGGTSVIYLTSLPFDELGFKPVTMRSLPGYTWQALRLVPAAFLAVGGGLSAISWINHRKERLRKEREAAAAAPTSAERKED from the coding sequence ATGAGTTCGCGCACCGATTTTTCCCAGGATAAAGCTTTTTTGATCGATATGACCAAGTGCACCGGCTGCCGTGGCTGCCAGGTGGCCTGTAAACAGTGGAACCAGCTGGAGGCAGAGGAGACCTCCTTTTTCAGCGGTGAGGGTTATCAGAACCCGCCTGCCATGTCGGAGAAGACGCTGACCCGCATCAAATTCCGCGATTACCAGAAGAACGGGCAGAACGAGTTCGCTTTCTATAAAGAGATGTGCATGCACTGCAACGAGCCGGCCTGCGCCTCCGTCTGTCCGGTCGGGGCCTTCGTGAAGACAACGGAAGGGCCTGTCGTCTACAAGGCTGACCGTTGCATCGGCTGCCGCTTCTGCATGATCGCCTGTCCCTTCGGCATCCCCAAGTACGAATGGAGCAAAGCCTTTCCGCTGGTGAAAAAATGCACCGGCTGCTTCAGCCGTGTTAAAGAGGGCTTGAAGCCCGCCTGCGCCACCGCCTGCCCGACGGCTATCACTTATGGCCCGCGTAAGGAGATGATCAAGGAGGCCGAACGGCGTCTCACCGAACATCCCCAGCGCTACATTCACAAGGTTTACGGCAAAGACGAGGCGGGGGGCACCAGCGTTATCTACCTGACGAGCCTGCCCTTCGATGAGCTCGGCTTCAAGCCCGTCACCATGCGTTCGCTGCCCGGCTATACCTGGCAGGCCCTGCGCCTGGTGCCGGCGGCCTTCCTTGCCGTGGGCGGCGGCTTATCGGCTATTTCCTGGATCAACCACCGTAAAGAACGTCTGCGGAAGGAAAGAGAGGCCGCTGCGGCGGCTCCGACTTCTGCCGAGCGCAAGGAGGACTAA
- the fdnG gene encoding formate dehydrogenase-N subunit alpha — MGVTRRNFLKGSGLAAAGLAVSGKPAHAGLDSAELRTKGLQTSTTVCPYCAVGCGMIVHTKNGKIVNIEGDPEHPINRGALCSKGSALFQVANNERRLTKVQYRAPGSDRWEEKSWDWTMNRIAELMKDSRDRHFVKTENRAGKEYVVNRNEGMAFLGAAALDNEECYLWGKFARAMGVSYLEHQARIUHSATVAGLAASFGRGAMTNHWNDIQHADVILCIGSNPAENHPISFKYVEKAMDSGATLISVDPRYTRTSSKANIYAQLRPGTDIAFMGGLINYVLENDLIQKDYVVQYTNASFLVDDAFDFNEGIFSGYNAEKFSYDKDSWKYKTDKDGNALRDHTLQDPRCVYQLMKKHYSRYTPAMVCEITGTAIQDYMAVARTFCATGRPDKAATIMYAMGTTQHTYGTQNVRSYAMLQLLLGNIGIAGGGINALRGESNVQGSTDYAILYHILPGYLKVPDFHHVDYATYLDKVTPKSSDPNSANWWSNTPKYMTSLLKAYWGEHATAKNDFCYDYLPKKSDNYSFIKLMDRLQAGGFEGLFCMGTNPIVGGPDTNGIASGLDQLKWLVAADLWETETSIFWKRPGVDPRTIDTEVFLLPAASSVEKQGSISNSGRWAQWRYKAVDPPGEAESDAFIVDQMFKRLKALYEKGGVFPEPIVNLAWNYGDGHEPDIDMVARECNGQFTRDVEIKGKLYKKGQQVPSFAFLQEDGSTLSGNWLYCGSFTEAGNMMQRRGLEDPTGLEMYHNWAWCWPVNRRILYNRASVDLDGRPLNPKKAVIAWNALTRKWEGDVPDGGWAPMNEDGTKNPFIMIPEGYGRLFAAGLADGPLPEHYEPMESPVSNMMSPQQCNPAVAIPAKLSNADKFPYVGTTYRVSEHWQAGAMTRNLPWLVELVPDMFVEISEQLADWKGIRNGDLVTVSSERGSIQAKALVTSRIKPLRVSGRLIEQVGLPWHFGFGGMARGDSANVLTTAVGCANTTIPEYKAFLCNIEKGGRAA, encoded by the coding sequence ATGGGTGTTACCAGAAGGAATTTTCTCAAAGGAAGCGGTCTGGCGGCAGCCGGGCTGGCTGTTTCGGGGAAGCCGGCTCACGCCGGGTTGGACAGTGCCGAGCTGCGTACCAAGGGACTGCAGACCTCGACCACCGTCTGTCCGTACTGTGCTGTCGGCTGCGGCATGATCGTTCACACCAAGAACGGCAAGATCGTCAACATTGAAGGGGACCCGGAGCATCCCATTAATCGCGGTGCCCTCTGTTCCAAAGGGAGTGCCCTGTTCCAGGTGGCCAACAACGAACGACGGCTGACCAAGGTGCAGTACCGTGCTCCTGGCAGCGATCGCTGGGAGGAAAAATCCTGGGACTGGACCATGAATCGCATTGCCGAGCTGATGAAGGATTCCCGCGACCGTCACTTCGTCAAGACGGAGAACCGGGCCGGCAAGGAATACGTCGTCAACCGCAATGAAGGCATGGCCTTTTTAGGCGCCGCGGCTCTCGACAACGAAGAGTGTTACCTCTGGGGCAAGTTCGCCCGCGCCATGGGGGTCAGTTACCTGGAACACCAGGCCCGAATATGACACAGCGCTACGGTTGCCGGTCTGGCAGCCTCCTTTGGCCGCGGTGCCATGACCAATCACTGGAACGATATCCAGCATGCGGATGTCATCCTCTGTATTGGCTCCAACCCGGCTGAAAATCATCCTATTTCTTTCAAGTACGTCGAAAAGGCCATGGACAGCGGCGCCACCCTGATCAGCGTCGATCCCCGCTATACCCGGACCTCCTCCAAGGCCAATATTTATGCCCAGCTGCGTCCCGGCACCGATATCGCTTTTATGGGGGGGCTGATCAACTACGTGCTGGAGAACGACCTCATCCAGAAGGATTACGTTGTGCAGTACACCAACGCTTCCTTCCTGGTCGATGACGCCTTCGATTTCAACGAAGGGATTTTCAGCGGCTACAACGCCGAAAAGTTCAGTTACGACAAGGACAGCTGGAAATACAAGACCGATAAAGACGGCAACGCCCTGCGCGACCATACCCTGCAGGACCCTCGTTGTGTCTATCAGTTGATGAAGAAACACTACAGCCGCTACACCCCGGCCATGGTCTGCGAGATTACCGGGACGGCCATTCAGGACTACATGGCGGTAGCCCGTACTTTCTGCGCTACCGGCCGACCCGACAAGGCGGCGACCATCATGTACGCCATGGGAACGACCCAGCACACCTACGGTACCCAGAACGTGCGCTCCTACGCCATGCTGCAGCTGCTGCTGGGAAATATCGGCATCGCCGGCGGGGGGATCAACGCTCTGCGCGGCGAATCGAATGTGCAGGGGTCGACGGACTACGCCATTCTCTACCACATCCTCCCCGGCTATCTGAAGGTGCCCGACTTCCACCATGTCGACTACGCCACGTATCTGGACAAGGTCACTCCGAAAAGCAGCGACCCCAACAGCGCCAACTGGTGGAGCAATACGCCCAAATACATGACCAGTCTGCTCAAGGCCTACTGGGGTGAGCATGCCACGGCGAAAAACGACTTCTGCTACGACTATCTGCCCAAGAAGAGCGACAACTATTCGTTCATCAAGCTCATGGATCGGCTGCAGGCCGGTGGATTCGAAGGGCTCTTCTGCATGGGGACGAACCCCATCGTCGGCGGTCCTGACACCAACGGTATCGCCAGCGGCCTGGATCAGCTCAAGTGGCTGGTCGCGGCCGACCTCTGGGAGACGGAGACCTCCATCTTCTGGAAACGCCCCGGCGTCGATCCCAGGACCATCGACACCGAGGTCTTTCTGCTGCCGGCCGCGTCCAGCGTCGAGAAGCAGGGGAGCATCTCCAACTCCGGGCGCTGGGCCCAGTGGCGCTATAAAGCGGTTGATCCACCCGGTGAAGCCGAAAGCGACGCCTTCATCGTCGATCAGATGTTCAAGCGCCTCAAAGCGCTTTACGAGAAAGGCGGGGTCTTTCCCGAACCCATCGTCAATCTGGCCTGGAACTATGGCGACGGCCACGAGCCGGACATCGATATGGTGGCCAGGGAGTGTAACGGCCAGTTCACCCGCGACGTGGAGATCAAGGGCAAGCTCTACAAAAAAGGGCAGCAGGTGCCCAGCTTCGCCTTCCTGCAGGAGGACGGTTCCACCCTCAGTGGCAACTGGCTCTACTGCGGATCTTTCACCGAGGCCGGCAACATGATGCAGCGCCGCGGGCTGGAGGATCCCACCGGCCTGGAGATGTATCACAACTGGGCCTGGTGCTGGCCGGTCAACCGCCGCATTCTCTATAACCGGGCTTCCGTTGACCTGGATGGCAGGCCGCTCAATCCGAAAAAAGCGGTTATCGCCTGGAACGCTCTCACCCGCAAGTGGGAAGGGGATGTGCCTGACGGTGGCTGGGCCCCCATGAACGAGGACGGTACCAAAAATCCTTTTATTATGATCCCGGAAGGCTACGGCCGTCTTTTCGCCGCCGGTCTGGCGGACGGCCCCCTGCCTGAGCACTATGAGCCCATGGAGAGCCCTGTTTCCAACATGATGAGCCCGCAGCAGTGCAATCCAGCTGTCGCGATCCCGGCCAAGCTCAGCAACGCCGACAAGTTCCCCTATGTCGGGACCACCTACCGGGTCTCGGAGCACTGGCAGGCCGGGGCCATGACCCGCAACCTGCCCTGGCTGGTCGAGCTGGTGCCGGATATGTTCGTGGAAATCAGCGAGCAGCTGGCGGACTGGAAAGGGATCAGGAACGGCGATCTGGTGACCGTCTCCTCCGAGCGCGGCAGCATCCAGGCCAAGGCGCTGGTGACGTCCCGCATCAAGCCCTTGCGGGTCAGCGGCCGTCTCATCGAGCAGGTCGGTCTGCCCTGGCATTTCGGTTTCGGCGGCATGGCCCGGGGGGACAGCGCCAATGTGCTGACGACGGCGGTGGGTTGCGCTAACACCACCATCCCCGAGTACAAGGCCTTTTTGTGCAATATTGAGAAAGGGGGGAGGGCCGCATGA
- the fdhD gene encoding formate dehydrogenase accessory sulfurtransferase FdhD — MEQNNQGKIVRVDRTGASLSERDVVREFPLRLTVNGRELATLISSPHQLNYLVAGFFRLQGMVATLDDILSLGICSDFGAARVQLRQNIPLDLRPVLTSGCGTGITFDFPAEGVKSSFSDDGDTPTFTPESIFSLMRELQRHAEGYRRHGGMHSAAVGDGQKMLLYAEDIGRHNTLDRIAGEALFKGVDLSGKLLVTSGRVSTEMVAKAARLGIAAIASRTSPTDMAVRLSEQAGICLIGYVRAETMEIFSHAERLRLPDAKPRLAGVTGVILAGGESRRMGSDKSLLPIDGARFIDHIYRRLSPLFDEVLIVTNSPDLYADIPCCKVPDLYRAQGSLAGIHSGLHHARHERIFVVACDMPFVSPAVIRHLCLAEKTGDVIIPWGEQGFEPLHAVYGKGCLPAMERTLVRGERRIVAFFDEVKVVRMPLEDLAELDPQGLSFRNINTPQEYFHLREKQVPGNTAEQTDTLGARLGQKG; from the coding sequence ATGGAGCAGAACAACCAGGGGAAGATCGTGCGGGTGGATAGGACGGGGGCGAGCCTCAGCGAGCGGGACGTCGTGCGGGAATTCCCCCTGCGGCTGACGGTCAACGGACGCGAACTGGCCACCCTGATCTCCTCGCCCCATCAACTCAATTACCTGGTGGCGGGCTTTTTTCGCCTGCAGGGCATGGTTGCCACCCTCGATGATATTCTCAGCCTGGGCATTTGCAGCGATTTCGGGGCGGCACGGGTGCAGTTGCGCCAGAATATCCCCCTCGATCTCCGGCCGGTGCTGACCTCGGGCTGCGGAACAGGGATCACTTTCGATTTTCCCGCCGAGGGCGTTAAGTCCTCCTTTTCTGACGATGGCGACACACCGACCTTCACGCCCGAATCGATTTTTTCCCTCATGCGCGAGCTGCAGCGCCATGCCGAAGGGTACCGCCGCCACGGCGGCATGCACTCGGCGGCGGTGGGGGATGGGCAGAAGATGCTCCTCTACGCCGAGGATATCGGTCGCCACAATACCCTTGACCGCATCGCCGGCGAAGCGCTGTTCAAGGGGGTCGATCTGTCCGGTAAATTGCTGGTCACTTCCGGGCGGGTATCCACCGAGATGGTGGCCAAGGCGGCTCGCCTGGGTATTGCCGCCATCGCCTCGCGTACCTCACCCACCGATATGGCCGTGCGCCTGAGCGAGCAGGCAGGCATTTGCCTCATCGGTTATGTGCGGGCCGAAACGATGGAGATTTTCAGCCATGCCGAGCGCTTACGACTGCCGGATGCGAAACCGCGCCTTGCCGGAGTTACCGGGGTTATCCTGGCCGGCGGTGAAAGTCGGCGCATGGGCAGTGACAAGTCGCTGCTCCCCATCGATGGTGCCCGTTTCATCGATCACATCTACCGGCGCCTGAGCCCCCTTTTCGACGAGGTGCTTATCGTCACCAACTCGCCTGACCTCTACGCCGATATCCCCTGTTGCAAGGTTCCCGACCTCTATCGCGCCCAGGGTTCCCTGGCCGGCATTCACTCCGGCCTGCATCATGCCCGTCACGAGCGCATCTTCGTGGTGGCCTGCGATATGCCTTTTGTCTCCCCGGCGGTCATCCGGCACCTCTGTCTGGCCGAGAAGACGGGGGACGTGATCATCCCCTGGGGGGAGCAGGGCTTCGAACCCCTGCATGCCGTCTATGGCAAGGGCTGCCTGCCCGCCATGGAGAGAACCCTGGTCCGGGGCGAGCGGCGCATCGTCGCCTTCTTCGATGAGGTGAAGGTCGTCCGGATGCCGCTGGAAGATTTGGCCGAACTCGATCCGCAGGGCCTCTCTTTTCGCAACATCAACACCCCGCAGGAATATTTCCACTTGCGTGAAAAGCAGGTCCCGGGAAATACTGCTGAGCAGACGGATACGCTTGGTGCCCGCCTCGGGCAGAAAGGGTAA